A genomic region of Geothrix edaphica contains the following coding sequences:
- a CDS encoding NADH-quinone oxidoreductase subunit N — MSLTPSQWAALLPLLLPAFGACLVVLMSLDKDQATAKWIRGAMYGTALLAVAGSFWYLTELWNTGAQPSFFQLHMDRLAQFTGIFVVVAAALTILQSWDHFHQEGWVKGETLSLLLFSVTGMMLFASTTHFVALFLGLELFSIPLYALVGTVRARSESAEGGMKYFLTGAVASSCFLMGGVLIYGMSGTFDLAAAATALRTQGLALDPVVLVGAALMLLGFLFKVSAVPFHQWTPDAYEASPHPIAGFMSVATKGVAFIALLRVFPGSFAPLGAVGAKMQTVVAVLAVATLVLGNLTALVQSNVKRMLAYSSISHAGYLLLGFVAGTPAAYTGVLFYLVIYLAMNMGAFGLLTAFGLVGEHTTFEDLRGLGWKRPAMGFAAAVFMLSLAGIPPLGGFYGKYMIFRELVGTGHVGLAILGVLASLVSAYYYLRLLVALFLQAPSAEAERLASDRPAVHAPLAGAAVLVCAVIVLAGGFLQYALSDGFAKRAIVEGLGLIR, encoded by the coding sequence ATGAGCCTCACCCCCAGCCAGTGGGCGGCCCTGCTGCCGCTGCTCCTCCCGGCCTTCGGGGCCTGCCTGGTCGTCCTGATGTCCCTCGACAAGGACCAGGCCACCGCCAAGTGGATCCGCGGCGCCATGTACGGCACGGCCCTCCTGGCCGTGGCCGGCAGCTTCTGGTACCTCACGGAGCTGTGGAACACCGGCGCCCAGCCCAGCTTCTTCCAGCTGCACATGGACCGCCTGGCCCAGTTCACGGGCATCTTCGTGGTCGTGGCCGCGGCCCTGACCATTCTCCAGAGCTGGGACCACTTCCACCAGGAGGGCTGGGTGAAGGGCGAGACGCTCTCCCTGCTCCTCTTCTCGGTGACGGGCATGATGCTCTTCGCCTCGACCACCCACTTCGTGGCGCTCTTCCTGGGGCTGGAGCTGTTCAGCATCCCCCTCTACGCCCTGGTGGGCACCGTGCGGGCCCGGTCCGAGAGCGCCGAAGGCGGCATGAAGTACTTCCTCACGGGCGCCGTGGCCTCCAGCTGCTTCCTCATGGGCGGTGTGCTGATCTACGGCATGAGCGGGACCTTCGACCTGGCCGCCGCCGCCACCGCCCTCAGGACTCAGGGCCTCGCCCTGGATCCCGTGGTGCTGGTGGGCGCCGCCCTGATGCTGCTGGGCTTCCTCTTCAAGGTCTCCGCCGTGCCCTTCCACCAGTGGACGCCGGATGCCTACGAGGCGTCGCCCCACCCCATCGCCGGCTTCATGTCCGTGGCCACCAAGGGCGTGGCCTTCATCGCCCTGCTGCGCGTGTTCCCCGGCAGCTTCGCCCCCCTGGGCGCCGTGGGCGCGAAGATGCAGACGGTGGTGGCCGTGCTGGCCGTCGCCACGCTGGTCCTCGGCAACCTCACGGCCCTGGTCCAGTCCAACGTGAAGCGCATGCTGGCCTACTCCAGCATCAGCCACGCCGGCTACCTCCTGCTGGGCTTCGTGGCCGGCACGCCGGCCGCCTACACGGGCGTGCTGTTCTACCTGGTCATCTACCTGGCCATGAACATGGGCGCCTTCGGCCTGCTGACGGCCTTCGGCCTGGTGGGCGAACACACCACCTTCGAGGACCTGCGGGGGCTGGGCTGGAAGCGCCCGGCCATGGGCTTCGCCGCCGCAGTCTTCATGCTGAGCCTGGCGGGCATTCCGCCCCTGGGCGGCTTCTACGGCAAGTACATGATCTTCCGCGAGCTGGTGGGCACGGGCCATGTGGGCCTGGCCATCCTGGGCGTGCTGGCGAGCCTGGTGTCCGCCTACTACTACCTGCGCCTCCTGGTGGCCCTCTTCCTCCAGGCCCCCAGCGCCGAGGCGGAGCGCCTGGCCTCGGACCGCCCGGCGGTGCATGCCCCCCTGGCGGGTGCGGCCGTGCTGGTCTGCGCCGTCATCGTGCTGGCCGGTGGCTTCCTCCAGTACGCCCTGTCGGACGGGTTCGCGAAGCGGGCCATCGTAGAGGGCTTGGGCCTGATCCGCTAG
- a CDS encoding complex I subunit 4 family protein yields MTWLNLHPLTFLVFAPTVLGFALMALPHKLGKLARLLGFLGALAIFILSLAWLLGHNPAAGGTVLAERAPWFTLVGLPVDYALAVDGLNLWLVLLTTFLVPLTMLGTWNSLKDRMGTFAALFLLLETGMLGALVAQDLFVFYLFWEAMLIPMYFMIGVWGGDERRYAANKFFLYTLSGSLLWLVALLYLANKAGGFNPALMAQAASALPFGVQGWLFIAFAVAFAIKVPLFPLHTWLPDAHVQAPTAGSVILAGVLLKLGGYGFIRFAIPMFPQAAMHYAKPIALLSVIAIVYGALVAMVQRDIKKLVAYSSVSHMGFVMLGLASMTVIGTQGAMLQMLNHGISTGALFLLVGMLYDRAHTRMIADFGGVAVKMPIFTTFFLIVTLSSIGLPLTNGFVGEFWILNGTFLSGFGWGRLYACLATSGVLLGAVYMLWMFMRVFWGPENKDEDSGTHHLHSDLNAREVAVMLPLVVLIVWMGVHPKTFVAASETPVAALLQEIKAPAPRTFVLAPAVHAAPAAHAESGAHLPEAPAAHEVH; encoded by the coding sequence ATGACCTGGCTGAACCTCCATCCCCTCACCTTCCTGGTCTTCGCGCCGACCGTCCTGGGCTTCGCGCTGATGGCCCTGCCGCACAAGCTCGGCAAGCTCGCACGGCTGCTCGGCTTCCTGGGCGCCCTGGCCATCTTCATCCTGAGCCTGGCCTGGCTGCTGGGCCACAACCCGGCCGCGGGCGGCACAGTCCTGGCGGAGCGGGCCCCCTGGTTCACCCTGGTGGGCCTGCCGGTGGACTACGCCTTGGCGGTGGACGGCCTCAACCTCTGGCTCGTGCTCCTCACGACCTTCCTCGTGCCCCTCACCATGCTGGGCACCTGGAACAGCCTCAAGGACCGCATGGGCACCTTCGCGGCCCTGTTCCTCCTGCTGGAGACTGGCATGCTGGGCGCCCTGGTGGCCCAGGACCTGTTCGTGTTCTACCTCTTCTGGGAGGCCATGCTGATCCCGATGTACTTCATGATCGGGGTCTGGGGCGGCGACGAGCGCCGCTACGCGGCCAACAAGTTCTTCCTCTACACCCTGAGCGGGTCGCTGCTCTGGCTGGTGGCGCTGCTCTACCTGGCCAACAAGGCCGGCGGCTTCAACCCGGCGCTCATGGCCCAGGCCGCGTCCGCGCTGCCCTTCGGCGTGCAGGGCTGGCTCTTCATCGCCTTTGCGGTGGCCTTCGCCATCAAGGTGCCGCTGTTCCCCCTGCACACCTGGCTGCCGGACGCCCACGTGCAGGCGCCCACGGCGGGCTCGGTGATCCTTGCCGGCGTGCTGCTGAAGCTGGGCGGATACGGCTTCATCCGCTTCGCCATCCCCATGTTCCCCCAGGCGGCGATGCACTACGCCAAGCCCATCGCCCTGCTGAGCGTCATCGCCATCGTCTATGGGGCCCTGGTGGCCATGGTCCAGCGCGACATCAAGAAGCTGGTGGCCTACTCCTCCGTGAGCCACATGGGCTTCGTGATGCTGGGCCTCGCCTCCATGACCGTCATCGGCACCCAGGGCGCCATGCTCCAGATGCTCAACCACGGCATCAGCACCGGCGCGCTCTTCCTCCTGGTGGGCATGCTCTACGACCGGGCCCACACCCGGATGATCGCGGACTTCGGCGGTGTGGCCGTGAAGATGCCCATCTTCACCACCTTCTTCCTGATCGTGACGCTCAGCTCCATCGGCCTGCCCCTCACCAACGGGTTCGTGGGCGAGTTCTGGATCCTGAACGGCACGTTCCTCTCGGGCTTCGGCTGGGGCCGCCTCTACGCCTGCCTGGCTACCTCCGGCGTGCTGCTGGGTGCGGTCTACATGCTCTGGATGTTCATGCGGGTCTTCTGGGGCCCCGAGAACAAGGACGAGGACAGCGGCACCCATCACCTGCACAGCGACCTGAACGCCCGCGAGGTCGCGGTGATGCTGCCCCTGGTGGTGCTCATCGTCTGGATGGGCGTCCACCCGAAGACCTTCGTGGCCGCCAGCGAGACCCCCGTGGCCGCGCTGCTCCAGGAGATCAAGGCCCCGGCGCCGAGGACCTTCGTCCTGGCCCCGGCGGTCCACGCGGCCCCCGCGGCCCACGCCGAATCCGGAGCGCATCTTCCCGAAGCTCCCGCCGCGCACGAGGTGCACTGA
- the nuoL gene encoding NADH-quinone oxidoreductase subunit L → MNKYYWLIPILPLLGAAFNGLLGKRAGKSVVTIAGLGVVLGSLLLATSAFFAMKALPDHRLVLNYGEWMVTGSMAVPFGLVIDPLSGTMMLVVTGVGFLIHLYSLGYMHAEEGYARFFSYLNLFVFFMLTLVLGSSLPLMFVGWEGVGLCSYLLIGYYFETDFAPQAGLKAFLFNRVGDLGVSIGMLVLFAAFGTLTISDILTQAGHLAPEASFGILTFATLMLFVGATGKSAQLPLYLWLPDAMAGPTPVSALIHAATMVTSGIYMICRLAPVYTLTPTTMTVVAWVGAATALFAASIGLFQRDIKKVLAYSTVSQLGYMFLGLGAAGFAAGFFHVFTHAWFKALLFLGAGSAIHAMHHEQDLFKMGGLKNKTKITFLTMVAGTVAIMGFPGTSGFFSKDEILYLAYLKSPALWAVGVIAACCTSFYMWRLMALAFWGEPRDRHAYDHAHESPLSMTVPLMVLAVGSLLWGFWGVPEAFGGHFSIGEWLKPALTYGQTHAAHGHHEGPAVLLAVISTTLGLVFGFLGWSKYKDGPAWELAFAQKFPTIHRVLLNKYYVDEGVELYLLRPIRWFGNVLWKLFDVILIDGVGVNLPGALARVFGDFTALFQTGRVRNYALSMALGAAILLYVFLK, encoded by the coding sequence ATGAACAAGTACTACTGGCTCATTCCGATCCTCCCCCTGCTGGGCGCGGCCTTCAACGGCCTGCTGGGCAAGCGCGCAGGCAAGAGCGTCGTCACGATCGCCGGCCTGGGCGTGGTCCTCGGCTCCCTGCTGCTGGCCACCTCGGCATTCTTCGCCATGAAGGCCCTGCCGGATCACCGGCTGGTGCTGAACTACGGCGAATGGATGGTGACCGGCTCCATGGCCGTCCCCTTCGGCCTGGTGATCGATCCCCTCAGCGGCACCATGATGCTGGTGGTCACGGGCGTCGGCTTCCTCATCCATCTCTACTCCTTGGGGTACATGCACGCAGAGGAGGGCTACGCCCGCTTCTTCAGCTACCTGAACCTCTTCGTGTTCTTCATGCTGACCCTGGTCCTGGGCTCGAGCCTGCCCCTGATGTTCGTGGGCTGGGAGGGCGTGGGGCTCTGCTCCTACCTGCTCATCGGCTACTACTTCGAGACGGACTTCGCCCCCCAGGCGGGCCTCAAGGCCTTCCTCTTCAACCGCGTGGGTGACCTGGGCGTGTCCATCGGCATGCTGGTCCTCTTCGCCGCCTTCGGCACCCTCACCATCTCCGACATCCTCACCCAGGCGGGCCACCTGGCCCCCGAGGCGAGCTTCGGCATTCTCACCTTCGCCACGCTGATGCTCTTCGTGGGCGCCACGGGCAAGAGCGCCCAGCTGCCCCTCTACCTCTGGCTGCCGGACGCCATGGCGGGCCCCACGCCGGTCAGCGCCCTGATCCACGCGGCCACCATGGTGACCAGCGGCATCTACATGATCTGCCGCCTGGCCCCGGTCTACACCCTGACGCCCACCACCATGACCGTGGTGGCCTGGGTGGGTGCGGCCACAGCCCTGTTCGCCGCCAGCATCGGCCTCTTCCAGCGGGACATCAAGAAGGTGCTGGCCTACTCCACCGTCTCCCAGCTGGGCTACATGTTCCTGGGCCTCGGCGCGGCGGGCTTCGCGGCGGGCTTCTTCCACGTCTTCACCCACGCCTGGTTCAAGGCCCTCCTCTTCCTCGGCGCCGGCAGCGCGATCCACGCCATGCACCACGAGCAGGACCTCTTCAAGATGGGTGGCCTGAAGAACAAGACGAAGATCACCTTCCTCACCATGGTGGCCGGCACCGTCGCCATCATGGGCTTCCCCGGCACTTCGGGCTTCTTCAGCAAGGACGAGATCCTCTACCTGGCCTACCTGAAGTCCCCGGCCCTGTGGGCGGTCGGCGTGATCGCCGCCTGCTGCACGAGCTTCTACATGTGGCGCCTCATGGCCCTGGCCTTCTGGGGCGAGCCCCGCGACCGCCACGCCTACGACCACGCCCACGAGAGCCCGCTGTCCATGACGGTGCCGCTCATGGTGCTGGCGGTGGGCTCGCTGCTCTGGGGCTTCTGGGGCGTGCCCGAGGCCTTCGGCGGCCACTTCAGCATCGGCGAGTGGCTGAAGCCGGCCCTGACCTACGGGCAGACCCACGCCGCCCACGGCCACCACGAGGGCCCGGCGGTCCTGCTGGCGGTGATCTCCACCACCCTGGGCCTGGTCTTCGGCTTCCTGGGGTGGTCCAAGTACAAGGACGGTCCGGCCTGGGAGCTGGCCTTCGCGCAGAAGTTCCCCACGATCCACCGGGTGCTGCTGAACAAGTACTACGTGGATGAGGGCGTGGAGCTCTACCTGCTCCGGCCCATCCGCTGGTTCGGCAACGTGCTGTGGAAGCTCTTCGACGTCATCCTCATCGATGGCGTGGGCGTGAACCTGCCCGGCGCGTTGGCCCGGGTCTTCGGGGACTTCACCGCCCTCTTCCAGACCGGCCGAGTGCGCAACTACGCGCTCAGCATGGCGCTGGGGGCCGCGATCCTCCTCTATGTCTTCCTGAAGTAG
- the nuoK gene encoding NADH-quinone oxidoreductase subunit NuoK yields MDAILHGGLQGYLVVALLLFFLGLATVLLRRTLLLQFMGVELMLNAANVALLAFARFRGGDAQAMVFYLFIIAVAACEAAIGLALVIGLYRHRDTTDSDRAASLKQ; encoded by the coding sequence ATGGATGCGATCCTCCACGGCGGCCTCCAGGGATACCTGGTGGTGGCCCTCCTGCTCTTCTTCCTGGGGCTGGCGACGGTGCTGCTGCGCCGCACCCTCCTGCTGCAGTTCATGGGCGTGGAGCTGATGCTCAACGCCGCCAACGTGGCCCTGCTGGCCTTCGCCCGCTTCCGCGGCGGCGATGCCCAGGCCATGGTGTTCTACCTCTTCATCATCGCCGTGGCCGCCTGCGAGGCAGCCATCGGCCTGGCGCTGGTCATCGGCCTCTACCGTCACCGGGACACCACCGACTCGGACCGGGCCGCCAGCCTGAAGCAGTGA
- a CDS encoding NADH-quinone oxidoreductase subunit J, with translation MFITFALITLLGALGMLLQKNVVVAGLCMVAAFFGVAGLFVLLANPVAAALQIIVYTGAIMVLVLFVIMMLNSHQEEEAQASRPVQRWVSLALLAALAFGAVKLVLGSGGLKALAVKGAEMPQAMTLQKVGTTLFADHLLGFEVAGLVLLAAMIGAVALTKRNL, from the coding sequence ATGTTCATCACCTTTGCCCTCATCACCCTCCTGGGCGCCCTGGGGATGCTGCTGCAGAAGAACGTCGTCGTGGCGGGCCTCTGCATGGTGGCCGCCTTCTTCGGCGTGGCGGGCCTCTTCGTGCTGCTGGCCAATCCGGTGGCCGCGGCCCTCCAGATCATCGTCTACACCGGCGCGATCATGGTGCTGGTGCTCTTCGTGATCATGATGCTGAACAGCCACCAGGAGGAGGAGGCCCAGGCCTCCCGTCCCGTCCAGCGCTGGGTGTCCCTGGCCCTGCTCGCGGCCCTGGCCTTCGGCGCGGTGAAGCTGGTGCTGGGTTCCGGCGGCCTGAAGGCCCTGGCGGTGAAGGGGGCCGAGATGCCCCAGGCCATGACGCTGCAGAAGGTGGGCACCACCCTCTTCGCGGACCACCTGCTGGGCTTCGAGGTGGCGGGCCTGGTGCTGCTGGCCGCCATGATCGGCGCCGTGGCGCTGACAAAACGGAACCTGTGA
- a CDS encoding NuoI/complex I 23 kDa subunit family protein yields the protein MGVVVKKVELSWLDRTYVWPVMKGMGITFQHFLKQLFTPTAKRFTIQYPDMKKAMPEGYRGLHELKRFEDGAIKCVACFMCQEACPARCISIEAEEFSDLNITQGFEEKRPAKFSIDMLRCIYCGMCEEACPKDAIWLRKDYEVAAYDRLSMQFGKWDLMNTYSEPDGKERISEDPTPSVPRRTIAL from the coding sequence ATGGGTGTCGTCGTCAAGAAGGTCGAGCTGAGCTGGCTGGACCGCACCTATGTCTGGCCGGTGATGAAGGGCATGGGAATCACGTTCCAGCACTTCCTCAAGCAGCTCTTCACGCCCACCGCGAAGCGCTTCACGATCCAGTACCCGGACATGAAGAAGGCGATGCCTGAGGGCTACCGCGGCCTCCACGAGCTGAAGCGGTTCGAGGATGGCGCCATCAAGTGCGTGGCCTGCTTCATGTGCCAGGAGGCCTGCCCGGCCCGCTGCATCAGCATCGAGGCGGAGGAGTTCAGCGACCTGAACATCACCCAGGGCTTCGAAGAGAAGCGGCCGGCCAAGTTCAGCATCGACATGCTGCGCTGCATCTACTGCGGCATGTGCGAGGAGGCCTGCCCCAAGGACGCCATCTGGCTCCGCAAGGACTACGAAGTGGCCGCCTACGACCGGCTGTCCATGCAGTTCGGCAAGTGGGACCTGATGAACACCTACTCCGAGCCGGACGGCAAGGAGCGCATCTCCGAGGATCCCACCCCGTCCGTGCCGCGCCGCACGATCGCGTTGTAA
- the nuoH gene encoding NADH-quinone oxidoreductase subunit NuoH, translating into MDKLASLLHTSPATAWMVAKLVIVFAGVFSLAALWTWVERRGSAMIQDRIGPNRAALFGKIKILGLVQPLADGIKFFFKEDLVPHDANKALFWLAPFLALVPALMGFAVIPFGRSFTSGGQEYHLALLDPGNGMGLLYPLAIGGMAVYGVLVAAWSSNNKWSILGGMRASAAMVSYEIGMSLAVVTIFMTTGGYDPSEVISAQGHLPWAWNIVRQPLGFIVFFTCMFAETNRLPFDFAEGESEIVAGFNTEYGSMKFSLLALSEYCHLMTASALMATLYFGGWQVPFVKDPSVMLSVLSFLVKMLFFAWVFVWIRWTLPRFRYDQLMRLGWKAMLPMSMVNLIFHAWRMSQGH; encoded by the coding sequence ATGGACAAGCTCGCAAGCCTGCTGCACACCTCGCCTGCCACCGCTTGGATGGTGGCGAAACTCGTCATCGTCTTCGCCGGGGTCTTCTCGCTGGCGGCCCTCTGGACCTGGGTGGAGCGCCGGGGTTCGGCCATGATCCAGGACCGCATCGGCCCCAACCGCGCCGCCCTCTTCGGCAAGATCAAGATCCTCGGGCTCGTACAGCCGCTGGCGGACGGCATCAAGTTCTTCTTCAAGGAGGACCTGGTCCCGCACGATGCCAACAAGGCGCTCTTCTGGCTGGCGCCCTTCCTGGCCCTCGTGCCGGCCCTCATGGGCTTCGCCGTGATCCCCTTCGGCCGCAGCTTCACGAGCGGCGGCCAGGAGTACCATCTGGCCCTGCTGGACCCCGGCAACGGCATGGGGCTGCTCTATCCCCTGGCCATCGGCGGCATGGCGGTCTACGGCGTGCTGGTGGCGGCCTGGTCCAGCAACAACAAGTGGTCGATCCTCGGCGGCATGCGGGCCTCGGCGGCCATGGTGAGCTACGAGATCGGCATGAGCCTGGCCGTGGTCACGATCTTCATGACCACCGGCGGTTACGATCCCTCGGAGGTCATCAGCGCCCAGGGCCACCTGCCCTGGGCCTGGAACATCGTCCGCCAGCCCCTCGGGTTCATCGTGTTCTTCACCTGCATGTTCGCCGAGACGAACCGGCTGCCCTTCGACTTCGCCGAGGGTGAGAGCGAGATCGTGGCGGGCTTCAATACCGAATACGGCAGCATGAAGTTCAGCCTCCTGGCCCTGTCCGAGTACTGCCACCTGATGACCGCCTCGGCCCTCATGGCCACCCTCTACTTCGGGGGCTGGCAGGTGCCCTTCGTGAAGGACCCCTCGGTCATGCTCTCGGTGCTGAGCTTCCTGGTGAAGATGCTGTTCTTCGCCTGGGTCTTCGTCTGGATCCGCTGGACCCTGCCGCGGTTCCGCTATGACCAGCTCATGCGGCTCGGATGGAAGGCGATGCTGCCCATGTCCATGGTCAACCTGATCTTCCACGCCTGGCGCATGAGCCAGGGTCACTGA
- a CDS encoding glutamine--tRNA ligase/YqeY domain fusion protein has translation MSADLPTPEPKSLHFIEEIVEADRASGKHGGRVLTRFPPEPNGYLHIGHAKSICLNFGLAKAYGGATNLRFDDTNPVKEDVEYVDSIREDVQWLGFQWKGEHYASDYFPFLYDYAEYLIQQGRAYVCDLTEAEIREYRGNFHTPGRPSPYRDRSPDENLDLFRRMKAGEFPDGSKVLRAKIDMASGNMNLRDPLMYRIRRAHHHRTGDDWCIYPMYDYAHGVSDAIETITHSICTLEFEDHRPLYEWFLEQDVEGKFFQRPLPRQIEFARLNLTYTVMSKRRLLQLVQDGVVRGWDDPRMPTICGLRRRGYTPEAVRAFAERVGVAKRDMVADVGLLEFCIREDLEKRAPRRMAVLRPLKVVITNMTEAEAFEVEVANHPDDPAMGTRKLPFTRELFIDQDDFREEAPRKWFRLAPGAEVRLRGACLVTCKEVVKDAAGAVMELRCEWDPASRGGNAPDGRKVKGTLHWVSAAHAVKAEVRLYEALFTQEDPMDVAEGQDWKTLLNPSSLEVLAEARLEPGLAEARPGERFQFERTGYFAVDADSQPGRPVFNRTVGLKDSWSKIEAKG, from the coding sequence ATGTCCGCTGACCTGCCGACCCCCGAACCCAAGAGCCTCCACTTCATCGAGGAGATCGTGGAGGCGGACCGCGCCTCGGGGAAGCATGGGGGGCGGGTGCTCACGCGCTTCCCGCCGGAGCCTAACGGCTACCTGCACATCGGGCACGCCAAGAGCATCTGCCTGAACTTCGGCCTGGCGAAGGCCTATGGCGGCGCCACCAACCTGCGCTTCGACGATACGAACCCCGTCAAAGAGGATGTCGAATATGTGGACTCCATCCGCGAGGACGTCCAGTGGCTGGGCTTCCAGTGGAAGGGCGAGCACTACGCCTCGGACTACTTCCCCTTCCTCTATGACTACGCGGAGTACCTGATCCAGCAGGGCAGGGCCTACGTCTGCGACCTCACCGAGGCGGAGATCCGGGAGTACCGCGGCAACTTCCACACCCCGGGGCGGCCCAGCCCGTACCGCGATCGCAGCCCCGACGAGAACCTGGATCTCTTCCGGCGCATGAAGGCCGGCGAGTTCCCGGATGGCTCGAAGGTCCTGCGCGCCAAGATCGACATGGCGAGCGGCAACATGAACCTGCGGGATCCGCTCATGTACCGCATCCGCCGGGCGCACCACCACCGCACGGGCGATGACTGGTGCATCTACCCCATGTACGACTACGCCCACGGCGTGTCCGACGCCATCGAGACCATCACCCACTCCATCTGCACCCTGGAGTTCGAGGACCACCGGCCTCTCTACGAGTGGTTCCTGGAGCAGGATGTCGAGGGGAAGTTCTTCCAGCGCCCCCTGCCGCGCCAGATCGAGTTCGCCCGGCTCAACCTGACCTACACGGTGATGAGCAAGCGCCGCCTGCTCCAGCTGGTGCAGGACGGGGTAGTCCGCGGCTGGGACGATCCCCGCATGCCCACCATCTGCGGCCTGCGCCGTCGGGGCTACACGCCCGAGGCCGTGCGGGCCTTCGCCGAGCGGGTGGGCGTGGCCAAGCGCGATATGGTGGCCGACGTGGGCCTGCTGGAGTTCTGCATCCGCGAGGACCTGGAGAAGCGGGCCCCCCGCCGCATGGCGGTGCTGCGCCCCCTCAAGGTGGTCATCACCAACATGACGGAGGCTGAGGCCTTCGAGGTGGAGGTGGCGAACCACCCGGACGATCCGGCCATGGGCACCCGCAAGCTGCCCTTCACCCGGGAGCTCTTCATCGACCAGGACGACTTCCGCGAGGAGGCCCCCAGGAAGTGGTTCCGCCTGGCACCCGGCGCCGAGGTCCGCCTGCGGGGGGCCTGCCTGGTCACCTGCAAGGAGGTGGTCAAGGATGCCGCCGGGGCCGTGATGGAGCTCCGCTGCGAGTGGGACCCCGCGAGCCGGGGTGGCAACGCGCCCGATGGCCGCAAGGTGAAGGGCACCCTCCACTGGGTGAGCGCCGCCCACGCGGTGAAGGCCGAGGTGCGACTCTACGAGGCCCTCTTCACCCAGGAGGACCCCATGGACGTGGCCGAGGGCCAGGACTGGAAGACCCTCCTCAACCCCAGCAGCCTCGAGGTCCTGGCCGAAGCGCGCCTGGAACCCGGCCTGGCGGAGGCCCGCCCCGGCGAGCGCTTCCAGTTCGAGCGGACCGGCTACTTCGCGGTTGATGCGGACAGCCAGCCGGGCAGGCCCGTGTTCAACCGGACCGTGGGGCTGAAGGATAGCTGGAGCAAAATCGAGGCGAAAGGCTGA
- the proC gene encoding pyrroline-5-carboxylate reductase, translated as MSRHPQLAILGFGTMGQAISAGLVEASGYPAGRIHAATRHPAAAQGRAEALGIALSNDANAAVRRAEVVLLCVKPKELKGLLAGLAAAGALEHRPLVVSIAAGTTLDFLAAHTPEGTPLVRAMPNTPCSIRRGMTVLAAGQGVTEAQLGQARTLFEPLGRVMDLDERHMDAVTGLSASGPAFMFVILEALAEGGVQCGLPRAVAVELAAQMTLGAASMVLETGRHPAALKDDVTTPAGCTIAGLLALEDGRIRSVVARGIERATQVAAGLG; from the coding sequence ATGAGCCGCCATCCCCAGCTCGCCATCCTCGGCTTCGGCACCATGGGCCAGGCCATCAGCGCCGGCCTGGTGGAGGCGTCGGGCTATCCCGCGGGCCGGATCCACGCCGCCACCCGGCATCCCGCGGCCGCCCAGGGCCGGGCCGAGGCCCTGGGCATCGCGCTGTCGAACGACGCCAACGCCGCGGTGCGGCGCGCGGAGGTGGTGCTGCTCTGCGTGAAGCCCAAGGAGCTGAAGGGCCTGCTGGCGGGCCTGGCCGCTGCGGGGGCGCTGGAGCACCGGCCCCTGGTGGTCTCCATCGCCGCGGGGACGACTCTGGACTTCCTGGCGGCGCACACGCCGGAGGGCACGCCCCTGGTGCGAGCCATGCCCAACACGCCCTGCTCCATCCGCCGGGGCATGACGGTGCTGGCGGCGGGGCAGGGGGTCACCGAGGCCCAGCTGGGCCAGGCTCGGACCCTCTTCGAGCCCCTGGGCCGGGTCATGGACCTGGACGAGCGGCACATGGACGCGGTAACGGGCCTCAGCGCCAGCGGCCCGGCCTTCATGTTCGTGATCCTCGAGGCCCTGGCCGAAGGCGGCGTCCAGTGCGGCCTGCCCCGGGCCGTGGCCGTGGAGCTCGCGGCCCAGATGACCCTGGGAGCCGCCTCCATGGTGCTGGAGACCGGCCGCCACCCCGCTGCCCTCAAGGACGATGTCACCACCCCCGCCGGCTGCACCATCGCCGGCCTGCTGGCCCTGGAGGACGGCCGCATCCGCTCCGTCGTCGCCCGCGGCATCGAGCGGGCCACCCAGGTGGCGGCGGGGCTGGGATGA